One Odontesthes bonariensis isolate fOdoBon6 chromosome 17, fOdoBon6.hap1, whole genome shotgun sequence genomic window carries:
- the LOC142366694 gene encoding uncharacterized protein LOC142366694: MSKSQGAKAKDLQSLDSSATSLMVELNHLRNHSDVIRAKTEAQAALVKERANHVQLKLQVKQKMAITDILHGKIEILQIEKLKMEDTVTSYNKLICQEETSADENPLNSNHEKQRVSVSTVRNESISNHYKLLTVSLAALAAILLAVDIGLGVYINKLSDGNIVRDISSEISKLQASYNAAIQSRDDAKEQLAKEISEQQVTKWELDHQSRRSKDYEKKAEKLQMEIAALKSHIPMIIEGCRHCLPGWTFMSSRCYYFTFSDTISRAGWQDARQFCRRQGGDLAIVDSREKHMAITNLINTYQDPTRPSFQTGFWIGLRDTEEEGTWKWLDGTRLTEGYWAPGEPNNQNNEDCAAVYPRINPFEVWNDAPCSYSLKWICEMSPQFAD, translated from the exons ATGTCTAAATCTCAAG GTGCCAAAGCAAAGGACCTGCAGAGTTTAGATTCATCCGCTACATCCCTCATGGTTGAGCTGAACCACCTCCGCAACCACTCTGACGTCATCCGAGCTAAAACGGAGGCCCAGGCAGCACTGGTGAAAGAACGCGCCAACCATGTGCAACTAAAGCTGCAAGTGAAGCAGAAAATGGCCATCACTGACATCCTTCACGGAAAAATTGAGATTCTTCAAATAGAGAAG TTAAAAATGGAGGACACAGTAACTTCATACAATAAACTGATTTGTCAGGAGGAAACTTCTGCGGATGAGAACCCTCTCAACTCAAACCACGAAAAACAACGAG TGTCCGTGTCCACAGTGAGAAATGAATCCATCTCGAATCATTACAAACTGCTCACAGTGAGCCTCGCAGCGCTTGCCGCCATTCTTCTGGCAGTTGACATTGGCCTGGGAGTCTATA TTAACAAACTCTCTGATGGCAACATAGTAAGGGACATCAGCAGTgagataagcaaactgcaggctTCTTACAATGCTGCGATACAAAGCAGGGATGATGCCAAGGAACAGCTGGCAAAAGAGATCAGCGAGCAGCAAGTTACAAAGTGGGAGCTCGACCACCAGAGCAGAAGGAGCAAAGACTATGAAAAGAAGGCTGAAAAGCTTCAGATGGAAATCGCAGCGTTGAAATCCCACATACCGATGATAA TCGAGGGCTGCAGACACTGTTTACCTGGCTGGACTTTCATGAGCTCACGCTGTTACTACTTCACGTTTTCTGACACCATCTCACGCGCAGGGTGGCAGGACGCCAGACAGTTCTGCAGGAGGCAAGGAGGCGACTTGGCAATCGTAGACAGCAGAGAGAAACAT ATGGCGATAACTAATTTGATAAATACCTATCAAGACCCCACGAGACCATCATTCCAGACTGGCTTCTGGATTGGACTAAGAGATACAGAAGAGGAAGGAACTTGGAAATGGTTGGATGGGACTAGACTGACTGAGGG GTACTGGGCCCCCGGAGAGCCAAACAACCAGAACAACGAAGACTGTGCTGCAGTTTATCCACGAATAAACCCCTTTGAGGTTTGGAATGATGCACCATGCAGTTATAGCCTGAAGTGGATTTGTGAAATGTCACCACAGTTTGCGGATTAA